The region cCAAGCCCGGGCACCAGAGGCGCTTTTtgtcccccccccccttttttttttccccttttgtttttATGCACGTCATGCAAAAtagttaaaaagaaagattagaAAAGAGAAGTCAGAGAAAACCCCACGAGAGATCGACCGAGCCCTGGAAAGAGCAGAAAGCTCCGAGTGCTGCTCGTCTCGGGAAGGGAATCGCTGCCCTCCAGCATCTCCAAGTGTTTGGCACTCTTGTGAttacattaaataatttcttttatatatatgttttaataCAGTCTATTAAAGAGAGGAAACTGCCACAatataaggggaaaaaaaacccaaaaaacaagaTCACCCACACTACAGACTGCATGGTAGTTAAAAAAGCTGAGCGacccccccccgcccccccgcccGTACATATAAAACCTCTCCCTTGGCTCACAGCAACCAAGAAGtacaagctttaaaaaataaaccagcaatTCTTCCTTCAGGCCTTTCCTTTATaaaagttttgggttttcccCTCGAGAACCTTAAAACGTgactaaaattaaatatatatatatatatatatatctattttatataatttccCAACATCCAAAGACAtcaacataaaaaaagaaactcatACAGAAGGGGATAGCGTGGTACATCCAAGTGCACGGATTCATTTTTGCAAGATTAAATCATGTAAACAAGGTGCCCGCTGGGAACAGCCCTGGCCGGAGGGAGACTCCAGGGGCTGTTCCCCCCGCTCCCCCCATCTCCCGCTGCCCCCTCTCCTCTTACCCCCCGATCTAGCGCGGCACAAGGTTCATCAGCCCGAGAGAAGCGATCCCGAGGGATTCAGAGCCGCGGCGCGCCTCCTCCGTCCGTCTCTCGGGGTGGGGGGCTTCAAGCAGGTGACTATTTTCCCGATTACATTGATATGTTTTAATTTAGTATCATTTTTGAATTCACGGCTGGGCTCTGGCTCGCTCGCCGCCCTCCGGAGGGCAGGACGAGCCGCGGACCGCAGGCGGGCGCGGACGGCGTTCGCGGCGCTCGGGGTTATTTTCTGCCGGTCACCTGTGCCATTGTAAACCGACCCCAGCCCGGGCCTCGGCCCAGCGTCCCCAGGGAGGCTTTAAACACCGGGAGGGGCCTTTTCGGAGAGGTTTTGCAGCACATCGTCAATTCTATCATCTTCAATAACCActagaaagcagaaagaaacagaagcgCGATGAATTTTCTGCCGCCCTGGTCCCCCCGCCCAAGGTCACCCTGAGGGGGGGTTGGAGGGGTCCCACATCCCCGGCGTGGCTGCTGGCAAAGCTACACGGCCCCGACACGCCGCAGGGCACCTGGCACCGTGTCCCGTCCCCAGGGAGCGTCCCCAGTATCGCACGCCCCGGCGCTggtgccctgtccctggggacGCTTGGCAAAGGACATGTCCCCAAGGAAGGTTCCCTCACCTCTGTGCCCTCCGGATGGTCCCCAAGGAATGTCCCCTGTCCCTAAGGAAAGTCCCTGCTGCCCTATACCCGGTGAAGTGCCCAGGGCACAATGTTCTGTCCCCAGGGAAGGTCCCGGCTACCCAACACCCCGGTGACAGTCCTTGGGACGTGATGCCTGACATCCTGCAGGGAGTCTGGTGCATCGTGCCCCCTCCCCGGGGACGCCTCCCGGTGCCCTGCATCCCCGAAAGGTGCTcgatgctccatccctggggaaGATCCGCGGAACACGATGCCCAACATCGCTCAGGGAGCCCGGTGCACCATACCCTGTCCCTGGGGACGGTCCCCAgtgccctgcatccctggagaAGGTCCCCGGGACGCGATGCCCGACATCCTCAGGGAGCCCGGTCATCGTGCCCCGTCCCTGAGGACggtccccggtgtcccccatCCCCGGAGAAGGTTCCCGGTACACCATGCCCAACATCCCGCGGGATACCCGCTGCATCCCGCCGCATCCCTGGGGCCGTGTCCCGCATCCCGGGCAGCTCCCGGTGCGCCCCGGTCCCTCCGGCACCCACCTCTCTTGCTGCGGCCGATCTGCCCCAGCTTGGGCGGCCGCTTGCCCTGCCCGCCGGCCAGGAGCCCGTCGCCGCCGCGGAGGCGAACGGGGAAGGGCAGCTGCCCCACGGCCGCGTCCCCCGCCAGCTGCCCCTCGCCGTAGGGCGGCCCCTCCGACAtgggggcggcggggggggacccgccgccgccgccgccccccgacAGCCTCCCGGGGCGCGGGGCCCGCGggcccggggcagcggcgcAGCGGGCGCGGGGCAGCCGCCCCGTCACATCCCGGCCCGGCCGGCGCTGCTCGCGGCTCcgcggctgcggcggcggctccggcggcggcggcgataGAGGAGCGGGAGGCGGGaccgggcggggcggggcgggaccGGCTCGGCCCCCGGCAccggcggcggcaccgcccCGCGGGCTGATCCCGCACCCCGGGGATCCCCGGGACTGCCCCGCCGCCTGCCCCGCAGCGTCCCCGGGGAGCGCGGAGCATCCTCAGGGAGCCCGGGCCTGTCCCGCAGGCTCCCCGCGGAGGACGGAGATGTCTCGGAGCATCCTCCGGGTGTCCCACAGCATCCCCGGAGATCCCGGAGCTGCCTAGCAGATACACTCTAcggagcctggagctgccccgCTTCATCCTCTGGATACCCCAACCTGCCCCTCAGCATCCCTAGGGAGTCCAGAGCTGCCCTACAAGGACCCTCAGAGAGGTTAGGTGGCCCCACAGCACTTttggggagcccagagctgccctacAGCCACATCTGGGGAGTGTAGACTACCCTACAGACACGTTTAGGGAGTTCAGAGTGAGCCCTCCCCAGCCACTCCTGGAAAGTCTGGAACTGACCCCTCCACACCCCTGGGGAACCCAACGCCAGTTCCCaggagccctgggcacagcctcaCGTGCCCTGCCGAGCCATCTGGGGGCCTCTGGCACttcctggggggctgcagcgGGGGGAACTAGGTGTGCTTGGCTGGGGGCTCCCAGGACGCGTTCCTGCACGAGCCTttcctggggcactgcaggaggactTCTGAGTCTCTGAGCTTTCCACGGGGTTTTCTATGCAGTTACCACGACAGGGTGGGTCATTGGGGTTATTGTCTGGCAAAGCGAGTGATGGGAAGGCTGGGGATAACATTTTGGGACAGACCACAGCTATGTTGGGGTGTTCAGGCATCTGTGGTTGCATCTCCCACAAAAGGGAGCAGGAGGACGGtagcaacagcagcaaagaacCTGTTTGAGCAAGGGTGAGTTACAGGATTTCTCTGGAATTGGGAGCCTGGCTCATTTTGGGGCTGAGCAGAAAGGAAGGACAGGGTGCCTGGTGGTGCCCGGGTGGGGGTGCGCTGTCCCGGGGCTGCTCCCATCTCCAAAGCCCTCGTCTGCTGAAATCctcagcccccagagctgcacaagCCCCTCTCCCCTGCACTCCTGCCCGCCCCCGAGCTGTCAGCTCCTTACATAAGGTTGCGGCTACGCCCAAGATATCTCAGGGAAAGCTTGGAAACAGCAGGCGAGGGGTAGTGGGGAAGCACAGCCCCTCCAAGGCGCATTTTTAGGCTTTGCCTGATGCTCCATTCCTGGGCAAAACACCGAGGCTCAAAGCCGTGTCCTGCACTGGTCTGAGGGGGATTGACCTCCtcgctgtccccagggaggggatgaGGCTTTTTGGGGTGGTCATTCCCCTGAAGAGGAGAGACACCTCTTCCAGCAGACGGGATTCTGCCGTTTCAATCTGTCTTCTGCCTTTTGGGGCTGCAGTGTGGCTTTTTGAGCTGTGTTCCAGCTGTTCCCTCTGGGATTCTGTTCCGCGGGTTGCCTcgccctgcaggcagccaccGCCATCTACAGCTGGTGGCACACGGCCCTTTCTCCTCCTGGAATAACCAGGGACCTTCTCCTCCTCAAAATCCAGCCGTGGATTTGTGCCCCACAGCCAGGATGGCCTTCGGACACTGCCCGGCTGCACTGGTTAATGTTTAATGAGAAACAACCCATCATTTTCACTCTAAATTCAGGGGTTTTTAAATACCAGTCGATGggaatgtttccttttaaatgtgCCTGGGGGATGTGGAtggctctgcctggagcagggctgccctgggactgcCTCAGTCCTGGGGTTTTCAACTGCTCCTACTTGAGGCTCCCTCATTCCCCTGGAATGTTTAATTGTCCTCCCCAGCAAATGTTAACTCCAGCAGCACTTTGGGTCCATTAACCCTCTTGGGTGCATATGGGATTTGTGGCAAAACAGGAGTGTCagggaaggggtttttttgtgtcagTTTGGGGGTTTGGCACCACCTGTGTCatgaggggacagcagtgactgTAATGTCTGGTGCAGGGGGACAGGTTCCCTCCTCAGCCAACCTCCTTCATGGCTCGGGATGATCCAGGCTCACCGTGTCCACCTCAGGGAGGACAAACCTCACCACTTCCCCGCAATAATCTGACACAGACACACTTTTCATCCTATTTTATTACTTCACACCCCACTTGCTATCCCAAaccaagccaagccaagcccaGCCATCAGCCATTAGCCACAGCACTCTCACATCCCCATCCTCACACCCCGGTGTGACAAAGCCATTCTGGGGgggggaatcacagaattaccTGTGTTCACAACCCCTGGTACGAGCTCTCTTGACAGCCCCTCCTGCTTTGTTAGGCTTTGCAGCCCTCTGGCAGCCTCACAGGGATTCTGCAGCCTCCCAGAACCcttaatgcattttatttctgttttcccaaaGTTTTTATCAGCTGGGTAaggggctgcaggctctgtAACCATGACACAAACCTTGTGAGTCCAAACCTTAACAAAAGAGCCTCAAGCTGCATCTTCCCCTGAGCACCTCAACCTTTGCAAAGAATCACCTCTCTCAAAAACACCTCCAGAGCACAGCGTGAGCCCTGATCAGCTGCAGAGTCACCTTTTCAGACTCTGCTCTGCCCCCCTGGTGAAGCACCCACTCCCTCAAGCTCCCTCCCCTTCCcgaaaacccaccacccaagCAGCGAGGTGACAAAACCCCTTTGCCAGTGGCAGCTGTAAATCCAAAATCTCCCCCCCGAGAACCACAAAAGATTAACTGTTGTACAAGGGAACCACCCTGGTGATGCCCTGCCTGCAGATTGGGCACTTTTTGGGCTTGGGAAGAGCCTGGTAGCACTCGTGGCAGGAGCAGACGTGGCCACACTCCAGGAAAACGCAGGATTTGGTGCTGCTCAAGCAGACCACGCAGGCGTTTTTGAGAACCTCCCCCCCCTCAGCGCTGCTCAGGCGCTCCTGGGCCTGCCGGAACTCCTCCTGCATCTGCCGCAGGTGCTGCCTCTCCCGGTGGTGCCGGTACTGCTTCCGCAGCAGGAAGAACAGCACGGCGCAGGTGGCAAAGCCGAAAAGCACCGTCAGGATTTTCCAAAACCGCACGCTGGACTCCTGTTTCTGCAGCAAGGACTCAAAATCCAGGGAGCTCAGGTAGTAGGGCATGCCCTGCTTCGGGGGCTGCAGCTTGATGGTGGCGTTGTCCAGGACCAGCTCTCCCACCCCGGTCAAGGCCGTGCCCACCTTCAGCATCTGCTCCGTCTCCTGGATGCCCTTGGGACGCTCCCCGCTGATGTAGTGGCCGATGACGTCCGTGAAGGACTGGACAGAGGGGTGGAATTTCTCATACACcgtctccaggctgagctcggCAGCGTCCAGAGGCTTCATCACCCGGACAGTGACGCCGGCGCCGTCCTCGGCAGGGACCAGGTCAAAGGGGGTGGTGTTGGTTCTCTGGTGGATGATCTTCTCGTAGTCATTCCTGGGCACGGAGAAGGGGGGAAGTGAACTGACTGCCCCCGATGGGAAACACAGTCTGGGATGGCCTGCTGGTTTTGGGGACTGCCTGATGGGACACGCCCTGAGTGCAGCTTCTTTGATGGGGGTCTCTGGAGAACACCTTTCCCCTCCCGGCACTGTCCAGGGGTGCACGAGGCCGCTCCACCCTCACCTCAGTGCTCCACAAGTTGTGAGCACTTCCCCCATCCCCACCTACTTTCTCCTCACCTCCCTGTGGCACTCTCAGCTGCCACAAACCATCCCGTGAGGAGAAGCAACACGTCACACATCCCAGTTTGATAAGTGTTACCAAATGCTTAAACAGCACCAGTGGGCTCTGTTTCAGCAGTTCTGGGACCCCCCTCGGGTCCCCTGGGTGTGGGGATCACCCATATCCCATTAATTCATGTTCTgcaagtgggtttttttggaaatgcCATCCTCTAGTGGGGTAACAAGGTAGGGCTGATCAGAGTTCAGCCCATGCTGGGTTACTCAATGCTCtcttctcctccagcccctctgtgaTAGCCCTAAAATCAGCCAGACCCCCCATTATGGCACCTGTCACTGTGGGGGCTACTTTGGGACCCAGCTTTGAGGCACTTGGTCACTCTGGCCGTGCCTGAGGCCATTTCGGGATGTCAGATCCCCCAAGGGCACCACAGGAGTCTGAGGGTACCAAGCACATACCACAGGTGGGTGGTTCTGTTCCACACCATCTTGTGCTCCTGCAAGGTCAGCCTCTGG is a window of Motacilla alba alba isolate MOTALB_02 chromosome 21, Motacilla_alba_V1.0_pri, whole genome shotgun sequence DNA encoding:
- the CAMK2N1 gene encoding calcium/calmodulin-dependent protein kinase II inhibitor 1, producing the protein MSEGPPYGEGQLAGDAAVGQLPFPVRLRGGDGLLAGGQGKRPPKLGQIGRSKRVVIEDDRIDDVLQNLSEKAPPGV
- the MUL1 gene encoding mitochondrial ubiquitin ligase activator of NFKB 1; translation: MEGGGRPSAAQAVLLTASTALTALLYSIYRQKARVARGLEGARKVRLDGDLRAVLLEAPGRCVPYAVIEGVVRSVKDTLSSQFVENCKGVVQRLTLQEHKMVWNRTTHLWNDYEKIIHQRTNTTPFDLVPAEDGAGVTVRVMKPLDAAELSLETVYEKFHPSVQSFTDVIGHYISGERPKGIQETEQMLKVGTALTGVGELVLDNATIKLQPPKQGMPYYLSSLDFESLLQKQESSVRFWKILTVLFGFATCAVLFFLLRKQYRHHRERQHLRQMQEEFRQAQERLSSAEGGEVLKNACVVCLSSTKSCVFLECGHVCSCHECYQALPKPKKCPICRQGITRVVPLYNS